The nucleotide sequence ACCCACCTCATAGCGTTCCGACAGCTGCACCAGCACCAGCGGCTCTAGCTTGTGGCCGCATAGAACCAACTGGAAGAAGCACCTTCCATAGGCTGGAGAGGGGAAAGCAGCTCAGCCTGGGGACTCTGGGGCCCGTGGAGGCTCTGGGGAGCGAgagctcgggggcggggggggggggggcgctggctCTGGGACCAGGGCTGGGGGGGCAGGCATACGGCTGGCTtgcccgccacccccctcccaccccccatgttCCCAAGCTGCTTCCTGGCACACCCTCCCCTGCTTCACCGTCAGAGCTGAGCGCCAGGCGCACGTAGACCAGGTGCATAGGGCCCTGACACACGGTGCGGCCCTGGATGGAGAAGTGGTATGTGCCACGCATGTGGTTCAGCACCAGGCGGCGCCGCGGCAAAGACGAAATCATGAGCCACAGGCCAACGCCCACGCCGCACGCGGGGAAGCCCCACGTCTCCTGCTTCAGCACCTGCGGGAGCCACGGGGACCTGAGCCGCCAAGGGCGTGGGGGTGGAGCACCGAGAGGGGGGTCCAGCCCCAAGAGGCCGGCCGTGGGGGGCGGGCCGCGGAGCTCAGACCTGGCTCACAAGGCCGAAGCTGACGAGGAAGAGGCAGACGACGAAGAGCAGCGCCCCCTTCCACAGTGTGTCCAGGTAGTACTCGAGCACGAAGACTGCGGGCAGCGTGGCGGCGGCGCGTGAGCACAGCTGGTCCCTGCTCGCCGCCCGGGGTGGCAGGGGCCCGCGCTCGGTCGgccgcacgcacacgcacgcagcGCGGGGGCACCTTCGgcggccctggccctggccccgcccccactCAAATCAGACCCCAGGTccaggcccctgccccacccaagCAGGATTTTACCCGGACGGGGGGTGTCAGACAGtcggcccccgccccgcccccgccgcgttCTGGTTCCGGGTCCACGCGCACCATTGGGCTGCTGTTGTGTGAACGGGTAGAAGCTGTTGTTCTTAAGGCGCTTGGCCAGGTGGCGCTCGGTGCAGAAGAGTCCTAGGGCCCAGAGCTGGAAGCGCTTGCCGCCGGAGGTCGTGGGCAGGCCGCTAATGCGGCCCTTGGGGGCCTGGGTTAGGCACAGACGGGGTCAGCTGGGCTGCTGGAAGGTTGCCACCGCCCAGGGCTCACCGTCGCACTGATACCTGGGGGAAGAAAGCCTCCAGGGCTGCGGTCCAGGAAGGAGCCGCCTTCAGACAAAGGGCGGAGGAGAGACACCAGGTGGTGGTCCAGGCTGGGCGAGGCCTGGGTTCTAGAAGTTCCAGGCAGCGGGTTCTAGAAGGGGCTGTTGTGTTGACTACTCCTTCTGCGGGGactccccaggcctggccctgaAGTGAGCACGCACTTCCCTGTGAGTCCCCACACCACCAGAGGCCCCCTGCATAGCCTGGTTCACAGTCCTCACGGGAAGGGAGGTGGCAAGACATCCCAGGCCGAAGCTGGAGAGGAATCTGCAGGCAGGCTCCCCACACTGAACCCCATGGCTGAGCAGGCCTCCCCCGCCCCATCACTACTTTTGCCCAGGCAAAACTTCAAACACAACCACAGACAGCTCACTTCAGTGTCCCTGAGGGCAGGATACACACACTCAGTCCAGGATTCACGCCTAGCAGTGAGTGAGCAAGGCATGAGCACAGGCAGCCTCAGGAACCCTGGGAGCCCCCCGCCAGCTCTCTGCCAGGTCTAGCGGGGTTCCCTCAGGTCCAACACCTGTGCTCATCCCCCGCCTAAAGGACCACGCAGAGCtcctaaaatgttttattgtaaCAAAATGCTCAAACATCCAAAACGCGAAAAGGGTGGAGGGTGCCGCTGGCTCTCTGAGGGTCAGGGGTCTGGGACTGCCTAGCTGGAGGAGGGCAGGCTGGTGAGCAGCTGCTCCAGGCACCACTGGACTTCCTCCTGGCCTCGGTAGGCCCGCTTCAGGCCCCGAGGAAGGCAGCGGCAGGACTCCAGGTTGAGGTAGAGCAGGCCTGGGCAGCTGCTGATCACAGAGCTGTAAGGGCAGGGCAGGCCATGGGGACTCGAGCCACTGGCTCCCAGAAGACCCCGGCCCTGGCAGGGCTAGGCCAGGGTAAGGAGCCCTCTCTGCCCAGGTGCCGCGACTGGCTCTGCCACCCACAGCCACCGAGGCCCAAGCCCAGTACCCGTGGTGTCCCTAAGGGCCATCCTAAGCAGGGGCTTGGCCAATATGTGCTCCCCTTTGGGACACCCAAAGCTTGCAAGCCAGGCTTGTCGGGGAGGCAAGCCATACCGACTCCAAGGGACTGGGGAAGGGGATGCTGACCTGACCGTGCTTGGTGTGACCCGGGTGCCCCTGAGGTTGACAGAGCACAAGGCTGGGGGTGAGCCCCCAGGAGTGGCTGAGAAGGTAGCTAAGGCCTGCTCCAAGTCCTTCTCGCTGAAGCCCTGGCCACTCAAGTCCAGCTCCCGCAGAGTGTGGCGCCACTTCTGGGTCAACAGGTGGCTGCCCTCTTTGGCTAGAGTCAGCCGGTCGGACATGCCATAAAGACCCAGGTGAAGCTGCTCTAGCTCTGGAGGCGAAGAATGGTCATGAGCTGTGGGGCGGGCAGGGGGTacccacatccctcccacccagccACCATCCAG is from Zalophus californianus isolate mZalCal1 chromosome 4, mZalCal1.pri.v2, whole genome shotgun sequence and encodes:
- the TMEM249 gene encoding transmembrane protein 249 isoform X1, which gives rise to MGRGRPAQPWGSVWGACLQIPLQLRPGMSCHLPSREDCEPGYAGGLWWCGDSQGSACSLQGQAWGVPAEGVVNTTAPSRTRCLELLEPRPRPAWTTTWCLSSALCLKAAPSWTAALEAFFPQAPKGRISGLPTTSGGKRFQLWALGLFCTERHLAKRLKNNSFYPFTQQQPNVFVLEYYLDTLWKGALLFVVCLFLVSFGLVSQVLKQETWGFPACGVGVGLWLMISSLPRRRLVLNHMRGTYHFSIQGRTVCQGPMHLVYVRLALSSDAYGRCFFQLVLCGHKLEPLVLVQLSERYEAEREHRAGRSPSLSAGSWWRERQDWRSPDRHLFPQQTEYLGRHIARKLNINYFDYLATSYRHVVRHWPLGATFSPGIVQRKTGTYDERISQSDLDV
- the TMEM249 gene encoding transmembrane protein 249 isoform X2, translating into MGRGRPAQPWGSVWGACLQIPLQLRPGMSCHLPSREDCEPGYAGGLWWCGDSQGSACSLQGQAWGVPAEGVVNTTAPSRTRCLELLEPRPRPAWTTTWCLSSALCLKAAPSWTAALEAFFPQAPKGRISGLPTTSGGKRFQLWALGLFCTERHLAKRLKNNSFYPFTQQQPNVFVLEYYLDTLWKGALLFVVCLFLVSFGLVSQVLKQETWGFPACGVGVGLWLMISSLPRRRLVLNHMRGTYHFSIQGRTVCQGPMHLVYVRLALSSDAYGRCFFQLVLCGHKLEPLVLVQLSERYEQTEYLGRHIARKLNINYFDYLATSYRHVVRHWPLGATFSPGIVQRKTGTYDERISQSDLDV
- the TMEM249 gene encoding transmembrane protein 249 isoform X3; its protein translation is MGRGRPAQPWGSVWGACLQIPLQLRPGMSCHLPSREDCEPGYAGGLWWCGDSQGSACSLQGQAWGVPAEGVVNTTAPSRTRCLELLEPRPRPAWTTTWCLSSALCLKAAPSWTAALEAFFPQAPKGRISGLPTTSGGKRFQLWALGLFCTERHLAKRLKNNSFYPFTQQQPNVFVLEYYLDTLWKGALLFVVCLFLVSFGLVSQVLKQETWGFPACGVGVGLWLMISSLPRRRLVLNHMRGTYHFSIQGRTVCQGPMHLVYVRLALSSDAYGRCFFQLVLCGHKLEPLVLVQLSERYETEYLGRHIARKLNINYFDYLATSYRHVVRHWPLGATFSPGIVQRKTGTYDERISQSDLDV